The bacterium genome includes a window with the following:
- a CDS encoding DUF444 family protein — translation MRIHRGRIAQHKHDQHLREYLKQNLNELIQQKELIIDGKVKTQIATLDLPTLKFAEEAQYLAQGVGSGGAGSGAGGGAGDERVQALGGLLGGDHHGKELRVELDFDEFVKLAQEVLLDELQLPTFHDPARQGEVESQDIPELDDLDRIGIRADLNLEETMVQSLYRNARERGVLDYDVDVQQDAWYFIEDPTTFQNNRSVEVYVLDVSGSMRGEYLSLVRKTIFILWHYLERRYPTNLRRYVVFQDVAEEKTRDEFFCVESSGGTHISTGFEKAVELLEGAREYDKFLFMFTDGETSSGDFDLAKKRFEEARSAFDLVIYCHVNPGGRGIGGFSEYVQETAKAQEGAAFANLMDLETIRTAMKDFLGFFDAQAARRGATATRR, via the coding sequence ATGAGGATCCACCGAGGGCGTATCGCGCAGCATAAGCACGACCAGCATCTGCGCGAGTACCTCAAGCAGAATCTCAACGAGCTCATCCAGCAGAAAGAGCTCATCATCGATGGCAAGGTCAAGACCCAGATCGCCACCCTCGATCTGCCCACGCTCAAGTTTGCCGAGGAAGCCCAGTACCTCGCCCAGGGCGTCGGGAGCGGCGGGGCCGGCAGCGGCGCCGGGGGCGGGGCGGGGGACGAGCGGGTCCAGGCGCTCGGCGGGCTCCTGGGCGGGGACCACCACGGCAAGGAGCTCCGCGTCGAGCTGGACTTCGACGAGTTCGTCAAGCTCGCGCAGGAGGTCCTGCTCGACGAGCTGCAGCTCCCGACGTTCCACGACCCCGCGCGTCAGGGCGAGGTGGAGAGCCAGGACATTCCGGAGCTCGACGACCTCGATCGAATCGGGATCCGGGCGGACCTCAATCTGGAAGAGACGATGGTGCAGAGCCTCTACCGCAATGCCCGCGAACGCGGTGTGCTGGACTACGACGTCGACGTCCAACAAGATGCCTGGTACTTTATCGAAGATCCGACGACCTTTCAGAACAACCGCTCCGTGGAGGTGTACGTCCTCGACGTCTCCGGGTCGATGCGGGGCGAGTACCTCTCGCTCGTCCGCAAAACGATCTTCATCCTGTGGCACTACCTGGAGCGGCGGTACCCCACCAACCTGCGCCGGTACGTGGTGTTCCAGGACGTCGCCGAGGAGAAGACGCGCGACGAATTTTTCTGCGTGGAGTCGAGCGGCGGGACGCACATCAGCACGGGGTTCGAGAAGGCGGTGGAGCTCCTCGAGGGGGCGCGCGAATACGACAAGTTCCTCTTCATGTTCACCGACGGGGAGACGAGCTCCGGTGACTTTGACCTGGCGAAGAAGCGGTTTGAGGAAGCCCGGTCCGCGTTCGACCTGGTCATTTACTGCCACGTCAACCCCGGGGGCCGCGGGATCGGCGGGTTCAGCGAGTACGTGCAGGAGACGGCCAAAGCCCAGGAGGGCGCGGCGTTTGCCAACCTCATGGATCTCGAGACCATCCGCACGGCGATGAAGGACTTTCTGGGGTTCTTCGACGCGCAGGCCGCCCGGCGGGGCGCGACCGCGACGCGGCGATAG
- a CDS encoding SpoVR family protein yields MIQEFQPVIRELEGLAHDRGLAFDPVVFQITDSDEIAQVASMGLPNRFIHWYWGGTYKELVLQQTKEVFSILELVLNTSPSHAFLRSTNTYLQNVLVIAHVFGHADFFANNHWYRKSNKNMLNLAEQHARLIRAYEVQYGRDRVEKLLDALLTVATSVNAFERSPQEQQKRLIYYLEERAPLEEFERVLLEAIREEAEYFDLIQRTHIINEGWATFVEAELLNRLLSTKEWASISTQLCNRPAPYTIGYTLFAHVRDQDGFRRALELRQFYEDVSLIDTALTEELVRRLDIFVYDAKEKQKSYELQKVKEMLISQKLFKGEPRIEVDPASQGRDLLLAHLDEDRKLEPKRVGLFLRSVYSLWRNPVKLRANGKVYTYDRRGLSST; encoded by the coding sequence GTGATTCAAGAATTTCAGCCGGTCATCCGGGAACTCGAGGGGCTGGCGCACGATCGTGGGCTGGCCTTCGATCCGGTGGTCTTTCAGATCACGGACAGCGACGAGATCGCCCAGGTAGCCAGCATGGGGCTGCCCAACCGGTTCATCCACTGGTACTGGGGGGGCACGTACAAGGAGTTGGTGCTGCAACAGACCAAGGAAGTCTTCAGCATTCTCGAGTTGGTGCTCAACACCAGCCCGTCCCACGCCTTCTTACGCAGCACCAACACCTACCTGCAGAACGTCCTGGTGATCGCCCACGTCTTCGGCCACGCCGACTTCTTCGCGAACAATCATTGGTATCGCAAGTCCAACAAGAACATGCTGAACCTCGCGGAGCAGCACGCCCGGCTGATCCGTGCCTACGAGGTCCAGTACGGCCGGGATCGCGTGGAAAAGCTGCTCGACGCGCTCTTGACCGTCGCCACGTCGGTCAACGCGTTCGAGCGGAGCCCGCAGGAACAGCAAAAGCGCCTCATCTACTATCTGGAAGAACGAGCGCCCCTCGAGGAGTTCGAACGCGTCCTCCTCGAGGCGATCCGGGAGGAGGCCGAGTACTTCGATCTCATCCAGCGGACGCATATCATCAATGAAGGGTGGGCGACGTTCGTCGAGGCTGAGCTCCTCAACCGCCTGCTCTCCACCAAGGAATGGGCCAGCATCTCCACGCAACTCTGCAACCGGCCGGCGCCCTACACGATCGGGTACACGTTGTTCGCCCACGTCCGGGACCAGGACGGATTCCGCCGGGCCCTCGAGCTCCGCCAGTTTTACGAAGATGTCAGCCTGATCGACACCGCCCTCACCGAGGAGCTCGTGCGGCGGCTCGATATCTTTGTCTACGATGCCAAGGAGAAGCAAAAGAGCTACGAGCTGCAGAAGGTCAAGGAGATGCTGATCTCCCAGAAGCTGTTCAAGGGCGAGCCGCGGATCGAGGTCGATCCCGCTTCGCAGGGACGTGACCTCCTCCTCGCCCACCTCGACGAGGACCGCAAGCTCGAGCCCAAACGCGTCGGCCTCTTCCTGCGGTCAGTGTACTCGCTCTGGCGCAACCCCGTGAAGCTGCGCGCGAACGGCAAAGTGTACACGTACGACCGCCGGGGGCTCTCCTCCACCTAG
- a CDS encoding DUF402 domain-containing protein yields the protein MKRTLGGSVLTFPCVAVDVTPQRAVLLYRASGSRRVGGLDLPPGTITVAYYWADRPYNVYHWLSPAGDTLAWYFNISGPARIGDGRVEWEDLEVDVLVTPDLEARVLDEDRLPATLEASRHAAIAAARARVLREYAAVAREVQATSPGFLARPPEER from the coding sequence GTGAAGCGGACGCTCGGCGGATCGGTGTTGACGTTTCCCTGCGTCGCCGTCGACGTCACGCCGCAGCGCGCGGTGCTGCTCTACCGGGCTTCGGGGAGCCGGCGCGTCGGCGGCCTCGACCTCCCGCCCGGCACCATCACGGTCGCCTACTATTGGGCAGACCGCCCCTACAACGTCTACCACTGGCTCTCGCCGGCCGGTGATACCCTGGCGTGGTATTTCAACATCAGCGGCCCGGCGCGGATCGGCGACGGACGGGTGGAGTGGGAGGACCTCGAGGTGGACGTGCTCGTGACGCCGGATCTCGAGGCGCGGGTGCTCGACGAAGACCGCCTTCCGGCGACGCTCGAGGCGTCGCGACACGCGGCCATTGCGGCAGCCCGGGCGCGCGTGCTCCGCGAGTACGCAGCGGTGGCGCGGGAAGTCCAGGCCACGTCCCCGGGGTTCCTCGCGCGCCCGCCCGAGGAGCGGTGA
- a CDS encoding 3-oxoacyl-ACP reductase family protein: MRLRQRVAIVTGSSRGIGRAIAQAFAREGAAVVLNAARSIGEARAAAAAIVNAGGRAIAIQADIGNPPEAGALVAQTVEELGRVDILVNNAGWVDRGEIWQIDEARWARMMAVHVTGPFFASRAAGEHMVRQGRGAIVNIASMRGIEPGTGPLHYNVSKAAVLMLTKCLARDLAPHVRVNAIAPGYTETAFHAERTIAEREQIASRIPIGRFSQPEEIAQIAVFLACDEAAYITGQTVLASGGVVTG; the protein is encoded by the coding sequence ATGCGGCTCCGCCAGCGGGTCGCGATCGTCACGGGGTCGAGCCGGGGGATCGGGCGCGCCATCGCCCAGGCGTTTGCCCGCGAAGGGGCCGCGGTCGTCCTCAATGCCGCCCGGTCGATCGGCGAGGCCCGGGCGGCGGCCGCCGCGATCGTCAACGCGGGGGGCAGAGCGATCGCGATCCAGGCCGACATCGGGAACCCGCCCGAGGCCGGAGCCCTCGTGGCCCAGACCGTGGAAGAGCTGGGGCGCGTGGATATTTTGGTCAACAATGCCGGGTGGGTCGACCGCGGGGAGATCTGGCAGATCGATGAGGCCCGCTGGGCGCGCATGATGGCGGTCCACGTGACGGGACCGTTCTTTGCGAGCCGCGCGGCCGGCGAGCACATGGTCCGGCAGGGCCGGGGGGCCATCGTCAACATCGCATCGATGCGGGGGATCGAGCCCGGAACGGGGCCGCTGCACTACAACGTGAGCAAAGCGGCGGTCCTGATGCTGACCAAGTGTCTCGCACGGGACCTTGCGCCCCACGTGCGGGTCAACGCGATCGCTCCCGGCTACACGGAGACGGCGTTTCACGCCGAGCGGACGATCGCGGAGCGCGAACAGATTGCGTCGAGGATCCCCATCGGCCGGTTCAGCCAGCCCGAGGAGATCGCCCAGATCGCGGTGTTCCTGGCCTGCGATGAAGCGGCGTACATCACCGGACAGACGGTCCTGGCGTCGGGCGGGGTGGTGACGGGGTGA
- a CDS encoding bifunctional nuclease family protein: MIGMKVRTVAMDQQMNPVVLLVDKSETLALPIWIGTAEAQSIALELQGVRMPRPMTHDLLRAILAQLTVTINRIVVTDIQNGTYFAEIHLQNNGADVVVDSRPSDAIALALRTEAPIFVEEKVAAQAIPLKKAFDEHEVEEFKKFLERVKPQDFRQ, encoded by the coding sequence ATGATCGGAATGAAGGTGCGGACCGTCGCGATGGATCAGCAGATGAACCCGGTGGTGTTGCTCGTCGACAAATCGGAAACACTCGCGCTCCCGATCTGGATCGGCACGGCCGAGGCGCAGTCGATCGCCCTGGAGCTTCAGGGGGTCCGCATGCCGCGACCGATGACGCACGATCTCCTGCGGGCGATCCTGGCCCAGCTCACCGTGACCATCAACCGCATCGTGGTCACGGATATCCAGAACGGCACGTACTTTGCGGAGATCCACCTCCAGAACAATGGCGCGGACGTGGTGGTAGACTCCCGACCGAGCGATGCGATTGCCCTCGCGCTACGGACAGAGGCACCCATCTTCGTCGAGGAGAAAGTCGCGGCCCAGGCGATCCCCCTCAAGAAAGCGTTCGACGAGCACGAGGTGGAAGAGTTCAAGAAGTTCCTCGAGAGAGTCAAGCCGCAGGACTTCCGCCAGTAA
- a CDS encoding NlpC/P60 family protein → MRMWPGGIAPVIALAAVLSASSPATAGQVYVVRAGDTLWRISHHLGVRPIDLASANHLVLTATIHPGLRLAVPDTAPAATGQVTPPPPGPVPERGRIAAPPVRGRADPVSPGPARIAVGLVGRPYQWSGMGDRGFDCSGLVAHVFAAIGRPLPHSSFEQYQVGALVSRWALVPGDLVFFHTYSTGASHVGIYIGEGRFVHASYSRGVVISSIEEPYYRDRFLGGRRI, encoded by the coding sequence ATGCGCATGTGGCCGGGTGGCATCGCACCGGTGATCGCGCTGGCGGCCGTGCTCTCTGCCTCCAGTCCCGCGACCGCCGGTCAGGTCTATGTCGTGCGCGCCGGGGACACATTGTGGCGAATCTCCCACCACCTGGGCGTGCGCCCCATCGATCTCGCCTCCGCGAACCACCTCGTGCTCACCGCGACCATCCATCCGGGGCTGCGCCTGGCCGTCCCGGACACCGCACCCGCGGCCACAGGTCAGGTCACTCCGCCGCCGCCCGGCCCGGTCCCGGAGCGCGGCAGAATCGCGGCCCCCCCAGTACGAGGGCGTGCTGATCCCGTTTCGCCGGGCCCGGCGCGGATCGCTGTGGGACTCGTGGGGAGACCCTACCAGTGGTCCGGGATGGGGGACCGCGGATTCGACTGCTCGGGGCTCGTGGCGCACGTGTTTGCTGCGATCGGCCGCCCGCTCCCCCATTCGTCGTTTGAGCAGTACCAGGTAGGGGCGCTCGTATCCCGGTGGGCGCTTGTTCCCGGAGACCTCGTCTTCTTCCACACGTACAGTACCGGCGCATCGCACGTGGGCATCTACATTGGAGAGGGCCGGTTCGTTCACGCCTCGTATTCTCGGGGGGTGGTGATCTCCTCGATCGAGGAGCCCTACTACCGCGACCGGTTCCTCGGTGGGCGGCGGATCTAG
- a CDS encoding ABC transporter ATP-binding protein codes for MLAAEFAKQLGGFHLEASITAAPGSTLVLVGESGAGKTTILNVLAGLIHPDRGTIRIDETTYFASDLGVVLPAAARSIGYVFQDYVLFPHLSVFENVAFGLRAQGIRGPTVRSRVREILARLGILALAERRPAGLSGGQQQRVAIARALVLQPHLLLLDEPLSALDLPTRTEVRAELRRLLRALPCVTLFVTHSPLEAMVFGDKISVVERGRISQVGTRDELLREPRSRYVAELMGLNLFWGRVTSRDVGGLADVETLEGTLRIVHAEPEAEVFVAVDPRDITLHLVAPTGTAQNVFQGPIAQIVPEPPFGERVRVLLSTHPPLVAEVTAHAVRSLGLREGLPVYASFKATAARAYG; via the coding sequence ATGCTGGCCGCGGAATTCGCTAAACAACTCGGGGGCTTCCACCTGGAGGCCAGTATCACCGCCGCACCGGGCAGCACCTTGGTGTTGGTGGGGGAGAGCGGGGCCGGCAAGACGACGATCCTCAACGTGCTCGCCGGCCTCATCCATCCCGATCGGGGGACCATCCGGATCGATGAGACGACGTATTTCGCGAGCGACCTGGGGGTCGTGCTCCCGGCCGCCGCGCGGTCGATCGGATATGTCTTTCAAGACTACGTGCTCTTTCCCCACCTCTCGGTCTTTGAGAACGTCGCGTTCGGGCTGCGCGCCCAGGGGATCCGGGGACCCACCGTCCGCTCGCGGGTGCGGGAGATCCTGGCGCGACTTGGGATCCTCGCGCTTGCGGAACGGCGCCCGGCCGGCCTCTCCGGCGGACAGCAGCAGCGCGTGGCGATCGCCCGGGCGCTCGTGCTGCAGCCGCACCTCCTGCTGCTCGACGAACCCCTGTCGGCCCTCGACCTCCCAACCCGGACCGAGGTCCGCGCAGAGCTCCGTCGGCTGCTCCGAGCCCTACCGTGTGTCACGCTCTTCGTGACCCACAGTCCGCTCGAGGCCATGGTCTTTGGCGACAAGATCTCCGTGGTGGAGCGGGGACGCATCAGTCAGGTGGGCACTCGGGACGAACTCCTCCGGGAGCCGCGTTCCCGTTACGTCGCCGAGCTGATGGGGCTGAATCTCTTCTGGGGGCGGGTGACCTCGCGGGATGTAGGCGGCCTCGCCGATGTCGAGACTTTGGAGGGAACGCTGCGGATCGTGCATGCCGAGCCGGAGGCCGAGGTGTTTGTCGCAGTGGACCCGCGCGACATTACCCTGCATCTCGTTGCGCCCACCGGAACCGCGCAAAATGTCTTCCAGGGCCCGATTGCCCAGATCGTGCCCGAGCCGCCATTTGGCGAGCGGGTCCGCGTCCTCTTGAGCACCCACCCGCCTCTCGTGGCGGAGGTCACCGCGCACGCGGTGCGCTCGCTCGGACTGCGTGAAGGCCTGCCGGTCTACGCGTCCTTCAAAGCGACCGCCGCGAGGGCATACGGCTAG